Part of the Prionailurus bengalensis isolate Pbe53 chromosome B3, Fcat_Pben_1.1_paternal_pri, whole genome shotgun sequence genome is shown below.
GAACCCGCCCTTCAGCTCTcctccccggccccgcccctccggcCTAGCACGCGCACGCCTCCCATTCCGACGCGCCTGCGCAGGGTAGGCTTCCTTCAGAGGCTATGAGGGTGCTGGTGCGGCGTTGCTGGGGTTCTCGGCCGGCTGGTGGCGGTCCAGACGCAAGGCCGACCCCCCAGTGGCGAGCGCTGGCCGGGCTTGGTGCGTCCCCTGGCGGGGAAGACGGCCGGGGCGTCCGAGTCCGCGGGAAGCCGCCCTGGCGGGTGCTCTTCTTCGGTACGGACCAGTTTGCCCGAGAGGCGTTGCGGGCGCTGCACGCCGCCAGGTACCGGGGCCGGGGCTTGGGGGGCCCGGCTGCCGAAGGCGCTGCTGCCGAGCCACTGCGCCAGCTCCGAGGGCTTGGACTCCTCGTCAGGGATAGCAGCGGCGCCGGAAGGGTCTGGGCCCAGATCTTGGCGTCTCCGGGCGCCCGGAAGGTGCACCGTTCCCGTCTGGTCCCTCCGGTCTACACTCCGGCTCCCGGCTTCATCCGTTCTCCTAGCGCTACCGGGCGCTTCAAGGGGCCAAGCCCGCGCCAGTCGTTTTGCATACCTCATCCACTACAGCCACCACCCCCTTGCCCCATTTGTGTGTAAGGAAACCGGAGCTCGGAGAGGTTAGATTGCCCAAGGTCATCAAATGAGCTGGTTCGGCCTTGAAACGGGGTCTGACTTCAAAGTCCTCCCCTTTCCACTTactccttctgcctcctcttcATCTAATTTGTACCCTCCAATCCTTTGGGCTTCTTGCGGGTCACAGGCATACCCATGTCTCacttccctgccccccatctcCTTGTATGCAACGGGACTCAGTTTTCTGGAGCCAAAATGAGGACATAGTCCACAACCGAACTACTTTCAACTGAATAAATTTACAAATCAGAACTCTTAGGTATACATTTAGTATTTCTGAAATTTAACAAATCTtatttacaggggaaaaaattgAGATCCACTCTGTTCTGAAAGTCCATATGGTATATGGTAGTGGCTCTACCCAAATATACTgctctgccttctttctcccaACTTCTGTTATTTCCCCACTCCGTTTCTTCCTGATGTGTCCCCAACACTCATTTCTGCCTTCTCCAAGTCTTCCCTGCAGATTCTACACAGCAGCCCTCCTATTGACTCCCCCGTCAATCCCCTTGTATCATATCCCTCCCTCCAGTGCTCTGCCCTGGCACCCAGAAACACTCCCTTCATACATGTTCCCTTTGCATACCCTCCCTGATGTAATCTCCACATGCTGCTTTCCCCAAATTGCCTGCAGAATCGCACTGCTTGTGTGCTGACCTTTCTGCTGATGTTTCACTTGGCAACTCCATTATTCTTGTGCTTTGTCGCTATATACTCATTTTCTTATTACTTCTCCATACCTGATGCGATACCTGCTAAATTAATTAACCCCACCCCTGGGTactggaatactacacagcaggTAAAAAGAAAGTAGTAGTACAAAATGTACTGCTATGAAATGATGCccatgggggtgtgtgtgtgtgtgtgtgtgtgtaaagtatTTATTGTTTGACTAGCACATGGTTGTggtacaaaattcaaaaggttCAAAGGATATACAGTGAAAAGTCAGTTCCTTCTGCCTCTATCACTTCCCAGTTCCCCTCTTCACAGACAGctactgtttccagttttttattttagaaatgttcgACAGATATACAAGCAAGTGTATATTtaacccactttttaaaaagactcataaaatggtgtatatatagtgttaagaggaaaaaaacaaaatgcagagcaatatatataatatcctaGTTGTGTAAAATGTCTGTACTGTATGTGTTTCTGTATGCACAGGAAATTTCTAGAGTCATGCCATCCAaacagccactagccacatgtggctctttaaaaataatttaaattaaatacaaaataaaaactcagtcaGTTGTACTAGTTTTAATCACTTACCCTTAAATGTTTTGTGAATTTAACCACAAAAGTACTGTGGAAGTATGGGAGGTAGTTTAGCTTTGAGTCATTgtcttaacattttcttccaaTCTTTCCAACGTagggaaaacaaagaggaagagtTAATTGAAAAATTGGAGGTGGTCACAGTGCCCTCCCCATCACCAAAAGGACTGCCAGTGAAGCAATATGCTGTCCAATCTCAGCTTCCTGTGTATGAGTGGCCAGATGTGGGATCTGGAGAATATGACGTTGGAGTGGTAGCTTCATTTGGCCGACTTTTGAGTGAGGCTCTTATTCTTAAATTTCCCtagtaagtttttttaaaggaaataaagtataGAGGACTTGGTCTTTGCATATGGGCCTGGTGTTTAAAGTGCAATGACTTGAATTCTAGTTCTGCTGTCTTTAgtattttaaggtaaaaaaattgTGTTGGTGTCACGAATATATGATGCTCTTGATCTATGGGCTCTCACTCACCCTCACTTAAATTCCTTGtttatggggacacctgggtggctcagtgggttgagcttctgatttcagctcaggtcatgatctcacagctcatgagttcgagccccccatcgggctctgctcctgtcagcacacagcctggttCCAATCCTCTacccccctctctgtgcctctcccctccttgcgtcttctgtctctcaaaaatagataaacattaacaagaataataaaataaactccaTGTATATGCTGACGGCTCCCAAATTTGTCCCTCCAGTTCAGATTTCTCCCTGAATTCCAGGCCGCTGATGCACACTGCCTCCTCCACAGTTCTGCTTGGGTGTCTGATAGGCACCTTACACATAAGATGTCCTAAACTGCATTCCTGAACTTGTGCCCCAAACCTGCTTCTCCCTACATCTTCATCTCAGCAAATGGCAACTCCACCCTTGTAGTTGTTGAGACACAAAACCTTTCAGTCATTCTTATTGCTTATCTCACCCCACACATCCAGTCCATCAGGAAATTCTATTGGCTCTGCCTTCAAATTCTATCTAGAATCTGACTGGCTCTCTCAACACTTTTACTGCTGTTCTCACTGTCATTCTGCAGTAGCCCCCTAACTGGCATCTATTCCTTTCCTTGGCCTTCTCAGTCTTTTACCAACCCAGCagccaagcaggggagaggcagagggagagagagagaatcttaagcaggctccacgcccatcgcagagcccagctcggggctcagtctcacaactgtgaagtcatcatgacctgagccaaactcaagagtcagacactgactgactgagccaccaaggtgccccaaaatgaTCCTTTTAAAGCAGAAGTTTGATCATGTCATTCTGCTCAAAATTCTCTGGTGTTTTCCCATCTCAGAAGAGGTCAGAGTCCTTATATGGGCCTACCTACTGGGTTTGGTCCCCTCCTTGCTGTCTTAGTGTTACTCCTTAGGTTCACTCCGCTCCAGCCACACTACACTGGCTTCTCTGCTGTTCTTGAACTTGCCCAGCATTTACCTTCTTCAAGATCTCTGTActtattccctctgcctggaatatgtTTGCATGTCTTATTCCCACACCTCTTCACATCTTATTGGTAAAATTTTCTGTGACTCCTATTAAAATTGTAGTCTCCTACCTAATACTCCTActcctctgctttatttttccccacaGCCCTTAGAACCATCTGGCAGACTTTTtgcacttttttgttgttgtttctctcCCACCCTTTGCGcgtaagctccctgagggcagaatTTCTTCTCCTTTGGTTCAGTGTTGCTTGTATCccagcacttagaacaatgccaGCACATGAactgtgctcagtaaatatttgttggatcaATGAGACTGGTCTGAACAGAGCTTTGAATATAAGACTCTTATCTCTTAGACATACACTCCCAAGTGCATATTCCTGCGGTGGAGACATCATTAAACTAAGATAGCTTCCTTAGTAAATGATTTAAGTTGCGCATCTATGGGCAATATGTGTGTTagggtaaaaaaaatacatcattggATGGGGATTCAAGAAGCTTGTTTTAGGCATTCTATATGCAAACTAAGTGAAACAAGGGTAATTATGTGACTAAACTATAAACATTCACATTGTCCATGAGATGCACAGTAGGGTTTGAGTAGTTCTTCTCATACAGTATAAAaggtattttttgcttttatttaaaaactccaaggggcgcctggctggctcagtcagtggagtatgtgattattgatcttggggttttaagttcaagccccatgttgggcgtagagattacttaaaaagtaaaatctttaagaaCTCCCAGACATCACAGATTATTGTGGAACACCTTTGGAACAGTGagtttgttcttgttctgtttttaattgagTTTCATTGGCCTTTTATGGTAATAAAGTAAACTTAATCTCTGGCTCCCTTTACTGATGATATAAgactagattttcttttatttatttttgagaaagagagaacacacgagcagggaaggggcagagagagaggagacacagaatcccaagcaggctctgcactgtcagtgcagagcccgacgcagggctcaaactcaccaactgtgagatggtgacctgaactgaaattgagagtaaggtgcttaaccagctgagccacccaggcacctcaggtaTAAGACTAgatttaactttgtttttcaaactttctcGGGAAGTATAATGATAAAAAGTAGCATATTTGTTTAGGTAGCAGGAACTAAATGGTAAAGCCCATTTGCACActaatttctgcctttttctgaCTCAGTGGCATATTGAATGTCCATCCCAGTTGCCTCCCGAGGTGGCGTGGTCCAGCGCCTATAATCCATACTGTGCTTCATGGAGACACAGTTACTGGAGTGACAATTATGCAAATTAGACCTAAAAGgtagaagatattttcttttctctagactTTGTAATTTTCAATGTTGCTGTCAATCTGTTTGGAAGGGACATGgaagtagatgaatggatggtgCTAATTCCCCTTAACTCCAGAGTGCCTtccctttctgtcttttcctgGTTTCTAACACAAACTATATGTGGTTTTGTATTATGAAGTATCTCTTTAAAGTCCTTGTGAAATGTGTGGCTTGTTGATTGAAATAAATTATACCATTAACAAGtggatttctttaaaagatgtgTAAACGAGaggtggatttttgttttgttttttttttttaatttttttttcaacgtttatttatttttgggacagagagagacagagcctgaacgggggaggggcagagagagagggagacacagaatcggaaacaggctccaggctctgagccatcagcccagagcccgacgcggggcttgaactcacggacagtgagatcgtgacctggctgaagttggacgcttaaccgactgcgccacccaggcgcccagaggtGGATTTTTGTATATTAGTTGTTACAAATCTCAGTTCTGTTAGCCTAGGTTTCTGTGGTCAAAAATTTTTGGAACCTGAAATAAGACTATATTGTATGCCAATGTGTAATATGGCTgtcttaaacatttaattttttaaaaatcatactatGCTTTAAGAAACAGGATTATATTAAGTTGCTATCTGTTATCACCTAATGTCCCCATAGAAAATAATTCACAGGTTCACAAGAACAGCTGcatatctgggatttgctttaactAACTTCAGAAAAAGGGAGGAACATGTGAAACAAGTTGCAAAACTTTGATGATTCTAAAATCTGGGTGATGTTATTTGGGGATCAGGTGACAATTCACTCTAGTTTTATGGatgtttgtaatttttcatagtaagaattttattaaagcttatagaatagaaattaaattgaaattaagTTGGAACTATAATTAACAACcacaaagttaaatatttaaaataaagcatatttctggggcgcctgggtggcgcagtcggttaagcgtccgacttcagccaggtcacgatctcgcggtccgtgggttcgagccccgcatcgggctctgggctgatggctcggagcctggagtctgtttccgattctgtgtctccctctctctctgcccctcccccgttcaggctctgtctctctctgtcccaaaaataaataaaaacgttggaaaaaaaaaaattaaaaaaaaataaataaataaagcatatttcTAATAAAAGTTGATAGCCAGTATTTACAGAGCTAGATGTAAAAATGTAAGACTATGGGAATGCAAATACACTTGTGCCTACTTATAATCACCAGTGATTATAATCCAGGCAAAACTCTTGTCTTTTGAGAAAGGAATTACAGGAAGAAATCATTATGAATTTAATTGTACTTCCTTGGAAAATCAATTTTTTGCTCTGTGCCTTCATTGTATGAATAGAaactttttaaatactatttattgctaaaggtagaattattatttttaatgttttttattttttatttttgagagagagacagtgtgtgagcaggggagggacagagagagagggagacaaagaatccaaagcaggctctaggctctgagctgttagcacagagcccgaagcggggctcaaacccatgaaccatgagatcatgacctgagccaaagatggacgcttaacaggctgagccacccaggagcaccaagGTGGAATTATTTGTAACTGCAATTAAATCCCTAATGTGCAGCTTCATACttatttcctttgggaaaaaatagatttaagatCTAAATACAGGCAAGATTTTACTTACTTCAGACTGACCTTTCTCTTTGGCTAATGGCTAACAGTCAAATTCACAACCAGGGTTAAACTATTCTTGTGATGTGTAAACACTCATGTAGACAACCACACTgatcttaaaaaatagtaatgttatcatttgcttttgcttttctataGGTTTGACGTAGGCCCAATTCTCAAACAGGAAACGGTTCCTGTGCCACCTAAGAGCACCTCAAAGGAACTGGAGGCAGTGCTGTCAAGACTGGGTGCCAACATGGTACAGTTCTCCCATATCCCACTGCTTTCTACTCATTCAGTAGGTCTCCTAACTGTTTATGATGAAAGGAACACTTCCATGATATGAAATTTTcagctgttttcttttaagtgatTTCTATCCCTGGCTTTCTAAAATTTAGGTTGGCATTTCTCATGTAAGTCTTTGAGAAATTTATcgagtaggtgcttaataaaggCCCTCAAATGAAATGCGTGTGTTTCTGTGGTCCACCACACCACGTTTCAGAGGCCTTTAGACTCTTCTTCCCAGTCTCACCCTCAGTCTCATAGAATCACCTGGTGCCCCCGTCAGACTGGCCAGCGGCCATTCACTCGGTGACTGGGCACTTCTCCCACTTCTGTGCCTGTGCAGCCGCCATCGCCTCCACACACACTGGAGTTCTGTGGACCCCCTGGCTATACATGAGCTCTTCAGCTTTGTGTAGCTTGAATCTGCATACAGTAGGTCTGAGTGAATGCTTAGTGACCAAATTAATGATTTTCACATGAACTAGTTAATTTTCTATAGAGGACAGTTTTCCCCCATCTAGATGGTGCTTTCTAATCTAAGCACTCGCCTCAGAAGTGTTTTTGTAATAGTGGCTCTCATTTATCGAGCATTGGCTGGTGTGCCAGGACTATTCTAGAAACTCTGtagacttattattattattattattattattattattattattattttaccttcCCAATAAACTTCTCAAATAACTTTTCCACAATACATGCTAGTAGGTGGTggaattgggatttgaacccagaactgTGTGACTCCAGAGTACATTCTCCTTCTTTGAGGCtccactcccttccctccctcagggTCAGAGTGTGGATTCTGGAGCACATGCTGTCCTGACACCAGAGCTTACATAGCCAGGCAAAGCTCAGCGTTCTCTAAAAGCATAACATTGCCCCATACCCTGCAGAGAGCAACATCCACACTCAAACTCCATTGAGTAGACACGTGTCATCACAGCTTAAGCCAGTTtactgccctgccctgccctgccacaCAGCTCCTTCAAAACGTTTGATAGTGTCATGGTACTGAATTAtaatgtatttctgtttttgttctcatCTTGAAtgtgttgctctctctcttttttttaagcttatttcagttttgaaaaatttgCCTGAGAGTTTGAGCAATGGAAGGCAGCAGCCAACTGAGGGAGTGACACATGGTGAGCGAGGACTGCGGAGACCCTTCCCTCCTCCATGAGGTTTTGTCTGTCATGATAGCACCTGAACATCCTGACTTCCTCACTTGCacatttctcttaattttgactAAAGATTTAGTGCCCACCTGTATGTCCCTTTCCAAAGAATGGTTGGTAtggtctcccttcccctcttaCCCTTATAGCCTCATGAAGGTGTAGAAATTTTTTCCCACTTCTTTATATGGAAAAGTACCAAACAGAGTGAAGTTAAAAGATGGTGAATACCTGTTTTATCCAGAGTCAACAATTATTAATGTTTGGCCAcagtttttttctgtgtgtgtgtgtgtgtgtgtgtgtgtgtgtgtgtgtgtttagtacatatttttttttaaatctttttttaatgtttttttttttttgagagagagagagagactgtgtgagtgggggaggggcagagagagaggaagacacagaatctgaagcacgagcaggctctgagctgtcagcacagagcctgacatagggctcaaactcatgaaccaagaggtgatgacctgagctgaagtctgacgcttaaccaactgagccacccaggcacccctatttagtacatatttttagatttctgCTTAATCGTTTGGAAGTATGCATCGTAACCTGTcatccctaaatacttcagcatgcaTCTCTTAAGAGAAATGAACAGTTCCCTAATAGCATCTAATATCCAGTGCATATTTAAATGTTGCTAATTgtctaaaaacttattttttagccattttttttcaaactaacaTCTAATTGTAATTAGTTGTTATGTCTCCTTAATCTAGAGTAATTTCTCCATAaattttttccttccatgtcATTGACTTTTTGAAGAGACCAGGCTAGT
Proteins encoded:
- the MTFMT gene encoding methionyl-tRNA formyltransferase, mitochondrial — encoded protein: MRVLVRRCWGSRPAGGGPDARPTPQWRALAGLGASPGGEDGRGVRVRGKPPWRVLFFGTDQFAREALRALHAARENKEEELIEKLEVVTVPSPSPKGLPVKQYAVQSQLPVYEWPDVGSGEYDVGVVASFGRLLSEALILKFPYGILNVHPSCLPRWRGPAPIIHTVLHGDTVTGVTIMQIRPKRFDVGPILKQETVPVPPKSTSKELEAVLSRLGANMLISVLKNLPESLSNGRQQPTEGVTHAPKISAGTSCIKWEEQTSEQIFRLYRAIGNIIPLQTLWMDNAIKLLELVEVNSSILTDPKLTGQPVIPGSVIYHKQSQILLVCCKDGWIGVRSVMFKKTLTATDFYNGYLHPWYQKDSRARPSQCRFQTLTLPTKKKQENKIVAMQQCIK